A window from Erythrolamprus reginae isolate rEryReg1 chromosome 9, rEryReg1.hap1, whole genome shotgun sequence encodes these proteins:
- the LOC139172110 gene encoding testis-expressed protein 47-like yields the protein MADVMPTVARNTLLSALEERRRQQMKKYLLQRMIVVAILQENASEDEITDYHEQLFQKISRSHLGEGASGILLIYSQCILHILEASSGTLYNILMDLSLFENQGTAALLQDIKILVMSHNIPTRLFPQWNATKLEVPVTLEDVTQTQTIEEVINECLTLILKMGVYLVTLKVGNKGLGECLQTAVPELLIPAETIQYLCRSQECLSPGKFLKMYNNPVQPQMDAETVWPTPIHMST from the exons ATGGCTGACGTGATGCCCACAGTGGCCAGAAACACCCTGCTTAGCGCTCTGGAGGAGAGGCGGCGGCAGCAGATGAAG AAGTATCTGCTTCAGCGGATGATCGTTGTTGCGATACTGCAAGAAAATGCCAGTGAGGATGAAATCACAG ACTACCACGAACAGCTTTTCCAGAAGATTTCACGATCCCATTTGGGGGAAGGCGCCTCGGGGATCCTTCTCATCTACTCCCAGTGCATACTCCACATTCTGGAG GCCTCCAGCGGCACCCTCTACAACATCCTCATGGACCTGAGCCTCTTTGAAAATCAGGGAACAGC gGCTTTACTACAAGATATTAAGATATTGGTAATGTCTCATAACATCCCCACCAGACTTTTTCCTCAATGGAATGCCACCAAACTGGAAGTGCCTGTAACTTTGGAAGACGTTACCCAGACTCAGACCATAGAAGAGGTTATTAACGAGTGTCTTACACTCATTCTCAAGATGGGGGTGTATCTTGTAACCCTCAAG GTGGGCAACAAAGGCCTGGGCGAATGCCTCCAGACGGCTGTGCCGGAGCTGCTGATCCCAGCGGAAACCATACAGTATTTGTGCAGGAGCCAAGAATGTTTGAGCCCGGGGAAATTCCTGAAGATGTACAACAATCCTGTGCAGCCACAAATGGACGCAG aAACAGTATGGCCTACTCCTATTCATATGTCTACATGA